In Musa acuminata AAA Group cultivar baxijiao chromosome BXJ2-8, Cavendish_Baxijiao_AAA, whole genome shotgun sequence, one genomic interval encodes:
- the LOC135618164 gene encoding probable WRKY transcription factor 48 translates to MMMMMMDKRDEETMEEPAAEIPLPFSAQSPSTFPTPRGTFLDADGADRGFLELIGLQELHQSSFLFQQPAARATCVASAPPPVQAKSSDAVNFPANPSSMSCSSTETGANPTKPATAGEANEQEAETKERCKEEGGKKKKKGQKPQKEPRFAFETRSEVDHLDDGYRWRKYGQKAVKNSRFPRSYYRCTSATCGVKKRVERSSDDPAVVVTTYEGQHNHPSPIVPRGAHHAPPPPPPLLPAEPSMPPPLGFVFSPPVNTKEFQLPLLSSYLAPSPLDFNRSAAPRTIVVTSDLTASIEGSNQTAESAIRDDGLLQDLIPSEIRKEE, encoded by the exons atgatgatgatgatgatggataaGCGAGATGAGGAGACGATGGAGGAACCGGCCGCCGAGATCCCGCTGCCGTTCTCCGCGCAGTCGCCGTCCACCTTTCCGACCCCGAGAGGGACGTTCCTCGATGCTGATGGCGCGGACAGGGGCTTCCTCGAGCTGATCGGCCTGCAGGAGCTGCACCAGTCGTCCTTCCTGTTCCAACAACCGGCCGCAAGAGCGACGTGTGTGGCGTCTGCTCCTCCTCCGGTCCAAGCGAAGTCCTCCGACGCGGTTAACTTCCCTGCGAACCCGTCGTCgatgtcgtgctcctcgaccgagACGGGCGCCAACCCGACCAAGCCCGCCACCGCGGGGGAGGCGAACGAGCAGGAGGCCGAGACGAAAGA GAGATGCAAGGAggaaggagggaagaagaagaagaaggggcagAAGCCTCAGAAAGAGCCGAGATTTGCGTTCGAGACGCGGAGCGAGGTCGACCACTTGGACGACGGTTACCGGTGGCGCAAATACGGACAGAAGGCCGTCAAGAACAGCCGCTTCCCCAG GAGCTATTACCGCTGCACCAGCGCAACATGCGGCGTGAAGAAGCGGGTGGAGCGGTCGTCGGACGATCCCGCCGTGGTGGTGACGACGTACGAAGGGCAACACAACCACCCCAGCCCCATCGTGCCGCGCGGCGCCCACCATGCGCCACCTCCCCCGCCTCCGCTCCTCCCGGCGGAACCGTCCATGCCTCCCCCGCTTGGGTTTGTCTTTTCGCCGCCGGTGAACACGAAGGAGTTCCAACTCCCCCTGCTCAGCAGCTACCTCGCGCCTTCCCCGCTTGATTTCAACCGTTCAGCCGCCCCACGGACCATCGTGGTGACCTCCGATCTCACCGCCTCCATCGAGGGCAGCAATCAGACGGCCGAGTCCGCGATCAGGGACGACGGGCTGCTGCAGGACTTGATACCCTCAGAGATAAGAAAGGAGGAGTAG
- the LOC135619016 gene encoding uncharacterized protein LOC135619016 isoform X4, protein MDRQISVDRDVLVDLESGMNTMINQQEEAKDVGCGAGQGRRVLDKEWSGFLGIDGFMKHEEAVKLENGMPGCAELPIRNAEASADKRDGGEEWVRLLEEKVGAEKMKKKGCKKHPKPPRPPRSPSLDAADQKLIREISELSMMKRARIEQMKKKMRNTKSTSSTGNFFALIVTILFCLVIIWQEKECFK, encoded by the exons ATGGATAGACAAATATCAGTAGATAGAGATGTTTTGGTGGATTTGGAAAGTGGCATGAATACGATGATAAACCAACAAGAGGAAGCAAAAGATGTGGGCTGCGGCGCAGGGCAGGGGAGAAGAGTGTTGGATAAGGAATGGAGTGGCTTTCTGGGCATTGATGGATTCATGAAACATGAAGAAGCTGTGAAATTGGAAAATGGTATGCCTGGTTGTGCTGAGCTTCCTATCAGGAATGCAGAAGCTTCAGCGGACAAGAGGGATGGAGGAGAGGAATGGGTGAGGCTTCTGGAGGAGAAGGTGGGAGCggagaaaatgaaaaagaaaggctGCAAAAAGCATCCGAAACCACCCCGGCCTCCCAGGTCTCCATCGTTGGATGCTGCTGATCAGAAGCTGATAAGGGAGATTTCTGAGCTTTCCATGATGAAGCGGGCAAGGATTGAGCAGATGAAAAAGAAGATGAGGAACACAAAGTCGACATCTTCTACAGGCAACTTCTTTGCCTTGATTGTTACCattcttttctgccttgttatAATCTGGCAAG AAAAGGAATGTTTCAAGTAA
- the LOC135619016 gene encoding uncharacterized protein LOC135619016 isoform X3, translated as MDRQISVDRDVLVDLESGMNTMINQQEEAKDVGCGAGQGRRVLDKEWSGFLGIDGFMKHEEAVKLENGMPGCAELPIRNAEASADKRDGGEEWVRLLEEKVGAEKMKKKGCKKHPKPPRPPRSPSLDAADQKLIREISELSMMKRARIEQMKKKMRNTKSTSSTVICKQELDDEQFSKSPAISPIEICNLRKRLI; from the exons ATGGATAGACAAATATCAGTAGATAGAGATGTTTTGGTGGATTTGGAAAGTGGCATGAATACGATGATAAACCAACAAGAGGAAGCAAAAGATGTGGGCTGCGGCGCAGGGCAGGGGAGAAGAGTGTTGGATAAGGAATGGAGTGGCTTTCTGGGCATTGATGGATTCATGAAACATGAAGAAGCTGTGAAATTGGAAAATGGTATGCCTGGTTGTGCTGAGCTTCCTATCAGGAATGCAGAAGCTTCAGCGGACAAGAGGGATGGAGGAGAGGAATGGGTGAGGCTTCTGGAGGAGAAGGTGGGAGCggagaaaatgaaaaagaaaggctGCAAAAAGCATCCGAAACCACCCCGGCCTCCCAGGTCTCCATCGTTGGATGCTGCTGATCAGAAGCTGATAAGGGAGATTTCTGAGCTTTCCATGATGAAGCGGGCAAGGATTGAGCAGATGAAAAAGAAGATGAGGAACACAAAGTCGACATCTTCTACAG TAATTTGTAAGCAAGAACTGGATGATGAGCAGTTCTCAAAATCTCCTGCAATCTCACCAATAGAAATTTGCAACCTTCGCAAGAGATTGATCTGA
- the LOC135619016 gene encoding uncharacterized protein LOC135619016 isoform X2 gives MDRQISVDRDVLVDLESGMNTMINQQEEAKDVGCGAGQGRRVLDKEWSGFLGIDGFMKHEEAVKLENGMPGCAELPIRNAEASADKRDGGEEWVRLLEEKVGAEKMKKKGCKKHPKPPRPPRSPSLDAADQKLIREISELSMMKRARIEQMKKKMRNTKSTSSTEAFSQRSSIVRSHGSPESSVRGGLISVHFHKNASVNHLNMSSSGYPSNL, from the exons ATGGATAGACAAATATCAGTAGATAGAGATGTTTTGGTGGATTTGGAAAGTGGCATGAATACGATGATAAACCAACAAGAGGAAGCAAAAGATGTGGGCTGCGGCGCAGGGCAGGGGAGAAGAGTGTTGGATAAGGAATGGAGTGGCTTTCTGGGCATTGATGGATTCATGAAACATGAAGAAGCTGTGAAATTGGAAAATGGTATGCCTGGTTGTGCTGAGCTTCCTATCAGGAATGCAGAAGCTTCAGCGGACAAGAGGGATGGAGGAGAGGAATGGGTGAGGCTTCTGGAGGAGAAGGTGGGAGCggagaaaatgaaaaagaaaggctGCAAAAAGCATCCGAAACCACCCCGGCCTCCCAGGTCTCCATCGTTGGATGCTGCTGATCAGAAGCTGATAAGGGAGATTTCTGAGCTTTCCATGATGAAGCGGGCAAGGATTGAGCAGATGAAAAAGAAGATGAGGAACACAAAGTCGACATCTTCTACAG AAGCTTTTTCACAAAGGAGTTCTATAGTCAGATCTCATGGTTCTCCTGAATCTTCGGTTCGTGGTGGATTAATCTCTGTTCACTTTCACAAGAATGCTTCAGTAAATCACCTTAATATGTCTTCCTCAGGATACCCAAG TAATTTGTAA
- the LOC135619014 gene encoding transcription factor bHLH148-like, whose product MAISNAEGESAAKEGGGGRKRKRREEPSLAKWRTQGEQRTYSTKLIEALRRVRRSPPAGATSTTHHARSRAVREAADRALAVAARGRTRWSRAILSGRTLKRRIRPSCFRPKPVGSSAAARAAAERGKPVTLEKKARVLGRLVPGCRKLSLPTLLEEVSDYIAALEMQVRTMSAIADVLSAASSAPAAEPM is encoded by the coding sequence ATGGCGATCTCGAATGCGGAAGGGGAGTCGGCAGCTAAGGAGGGCGGAGGGGGGAGGAAGCGGAAGCGCCGGGAGGAGCCGTCGCTGGCCAAGTGGAGGACGCAGGGGGAGCAGAGGACCTACTCCACCAAGCTCATAGAGGCCCTCCGCCGCGTCCGCCGTTCGCCTCCGGCGGGGGCGACCTCAACCACGCACCACGCGCGGAGCCGTGCCGTCAGGGAGGCGGCGGACCGGGCTCTTGCGGTTGCGGCGCGCGGCCGGACGCGGTGGAGTCGCGCGATCCTCTCCGGCCGGACGCTCAAGCGCAGGATCCGGCCGAGTTGCTTCCGGCCGAAGCCCGTCGGCTCCTCGGCCGCCGCCCGGGCGGCGGCCGAGAGGGGCAAGCCGGTGACCCTGGAGAAGAAGGCGAGGGTCCTGGGCCGGCTGGTCCCCGGCTGCCGGAAGCTGTCGCTGCCGACGTTGCTGGAGGAGGTGTCGGACTACATCGCGGCGCTCGAGATGCAAGTGCGGACCATGAGTGCCATCGCCGACGTTCTCTCCGCCGCGTCATCGGCGCCAGCAGCGGAGCCGATGTGA
- the LOC135619015 gene encoding uncharacterized protein LOC135619015: MGGCLISLGIRTLEDEGYREAVDDEILTRCRLKVCREEEDREAVEKRLGFDQVEELIEEALENLNLIYMMIEWEPWHVPEDYEYEVIKVDTVSQTCLLTLTLLTPNGVLQDGRGSLSIKGLNLWLSHLKLCLSQELLSLETRDGRLIWNQVRIIHQVLDLCDLIRLGLYLSGVYGDLSLGLSQLTLGDADLPLQHRYHPNTPINWILHTPVGLQCNSICSLSSLLHWNLLQDIYAH; the protein is encoded by the exons ATGGGAGGTTGCCTCATCTCCCTCGGAATCCGCACACTCGAGGACGAGGGCTACCGCGAGGCCGTAGATGACGAGATCTTAACCCGCTGTCGCCTCAAGGTCTGTCGGGAGGAAGAGGACAGGGAGGCCGTCGAGAAGCGCCTCGGATTTGACCAGGTCGAGGAGCTCATCGAGGAAGCCCTTGAAAATCTCAACCTCATCTACATGATGATCG agtGGGAGCCATGGCATGTTCCTGAAGACTATGAATATGAAGTCATTAAAGTCGACACTGTTTCCCAAACATGTCTCTTGACACTGACCTTGTTAACTCCTAATGGAGTTCTTCAAGACGGTAGGGGCAGTCTTTCAATCAAAGGTTTAAACCTCTGGCTCAGTCATCTCAAGTTATGTTTGTCTCAAGAGCTCTTATCACTTG AGACCAGGGATGGGAGGTTGATTTGGAATCAAGTGCGCATTATCCACCAAGTATTGGACCTGTGTGATTTGATTCGACTGGGACTGTACTTGAGCGGTGTATATGGAGACCTGAGCCTGGGTCTCAGCCAGCTCACGTTGGGCGACGCTGATCTCCCTCTGCAGCATCGATATCACCCCAACACTCCCATAAACTGGATCTTGCACACGCCAGTAGGCCTCCAATGCAATAGCATCTGCAGCTTGTCTTCTTTGCTCCACTGGAATTTGCTGCAAGATATTTATGCACACTGA
- the LOC135619016 gene encoding uncharacterized protein LOC135619016 isoform X1 — protein sequence MDRQISVDRDVLVDLESGMNTMINQQEEAKDVGCGAGQGRRVLDKEWSGFLGIDGFMKHEEAVKLENGMPGCAELPIRNAEASADKRDGGEEWVRLLEEKVGAEKMKKKGCKKHPKPPRPPRSPSLDAADQKLIREISELSMMKRARIEQMKKKMRNTKSTSSTGNFFALIVTILFCLVIIWQEAFSQRSSIVRSHGSPESSVRGGLISVHFHKNASVNHLNMSSSGYPSNL from the exons ATGGATAGACAAATATCAGTAGATAGAGATGTTTTGGTGGATTTGGAAAGTGGCATGAATACGATGATAAACCAACAAGAGGAAGCAAAAGATGTGGGCTGCGGCGCAGGGCAGGGGAGAAGAGTGTTGGATAAGGAATGGAGTGGCTTTCTGGGCATTGATGGATTCATGAAACATGAAGAAGCTGTGAAATTGGAAAATGGTATGCCTGGTTGTGCTGAGCTTCCTATCAGGAATGCAGAAGCTTCAGCGGACAAGAGGGATGGAGGAGAGGAATGGGTGAGGCTTCTGGAGGAGAAGGTGGGAGCggagaaaatgaaaaagaaaggctGCAAAAAGCATCCGAAACCACCCCGGCCTCCCAGGTCTCCATCGTTGGATGCTGCTGATCAGAAGCTGATAAGGGAGATTTCTGAGCTTTCCATGATGAAGCGGGCAAGGATTGAGCAGATGAAAAAGAAGATGAGGAACACAAAGTCGACATCTTCTACAGGCAACTTCTTTGCCTTGATTGTTACCattcttttctgccttgttatAATCTGGCAAG AAGCTTTTTCACAAAGGAGTTCTATAGTCAGATCTCATGGTTCTCCTGAATCTTCGGTTCGTGGTGGATTAATCTCTGTTCACTTTCACAAGAATGCTTCAGTAAATCACCTTAATATGTCTTCCTCAGGATACCCAAG TAATTTGTAA